In Streptomyces sp. NBC_01426, one genomic interval encodes:
- a CDS encoding PadR family transcriptional regulator, whose translation MSRRSGILEFAVLGLLRESPMHGYELRKRLNTSLGVFRAFSYGTLYPCLKTLVANGWLIEEPGNAPEDALAASLAGRRAKIVYRLTAAGKEHFEELLSHTGPDTWEDESFAARFAFFGQTEREVRMRVLEGRRSRLEERLEKMRASLARTRERLDDYTLELQRHGMESVEREVRWLNELIESERAGRDQRRPGPSDETAK comes from the coding sequence ATGAGCAGGCGCTCAGGCATCCTCGAATTCGCCGTCCTCGGCCTGCTTCGCGAATCCCCCATGCACGGCTACGAGCTCCGCAAGCGGCTCAACACCTCGCTGGGGGTGTTCAGGGCGTTCAGCTACGGAACCCTGTACCCCTGCCTCAAGACGCTCGTCGCCAACGGCTGGTTGATCGAAGAACCGGGCAACGCCCCGGAAGACGCTCTCGCCGCTTCACTCGCAGGGCGCCGCGCCAAGATCGTCTACCGGTTGACGGCAGCAGGTAAGGAGCACTTCGAAGAGCTCCTCTCCCACACCGGCCCAGACACCTGGGAGGACGAGTCCTTCGCCGCCCGCTTCGCCTTCTTCGGTCAAACCGAACGAGAAGTGCGCATGCGGGTGCTGGAGGGTCGCCGCAGCCGGCTGGAAGAGCGTCTGGAGAAGATGCGCGCCTCGCTCGCCCGTACACGGGAGCGGCTCGACGACTACACGCTTGAGCTGCAGCGCCACGGCATGGAATCCGTGGAGCGCGAAGTGCGCTGGCTGAACGAGCTCATCGAGAGCGAGCGGGCGGGACGGGATCAGAGACGACCCGGTCCGTCCGACGAAACTGCAAAGTGA
- a CDS encoding inositol-3-phosphate synthase — MGSVRVAIVGVGNCAASLVQGVEYYKDADPAAKVPGLMHVQFGDYHVSDIEFVAAFDVDAKKVGLDLSDAIGASENNTIKICDVPNAGVTVQRGHTLDGLGKYYRLTIEESAETPVDVVQVLKDREVDVLICYLPVGSEEAAKFYAQCAIDAKVAFVNALPVFIAGTKEWADKFTEAGVPIVGDDIKSQVGATITHRVMAKLFEDRGVRLERTMQLNVGGNMDFKNMLERDRLESKKISKTQAVTSQIPDRDLGENNVHIGPSDYVAWLDDRKWAYVRLEGRAFGDVPLNLEYKLEVWDSPNSAGVIIDALRAAKIAKDRGVGGPILSASSYFMKSPPVQYFDDEAYANVEKFIKGEVER, encoded by the coding sequence ATGGGTTCGGTTCGCGTAGCCATCGTCGGCGTAGGCAACTGCGCCGCCTCGCTGGTGCAGGGCGTCGAGTACTACAAGGACGCCGACCCGGCGGCCAAGGTCCCCGGTCTGATGCACGTCCAGTTCGGCGACTACCACGTGAGTGACATCGAGTTCGTCGCCGCGTTCGACGTCGACGCGAAGAAGGTCGGCCTCGACCTCTCGGACGCCATCGGCGCCAGCGAGAACAACACCATCAAGATCTGCGACGTCCCGAACGCGGGTGTGACCGTGCAGCGCGGCCACACCCTGGACGGCCTGGGTAAGTACTACCGCCTGACGATCGAGGAGTCCGCCGAGACTCCGGTCGACGTGGTCCAGGTCCTCAAGGACCGCGAGGTCGACGTCCTGATCTGCTACCTGCCCGTCGGCTCCGAGGAGGCGGCGAAGTTCTACGCGCAGTGCGCCATCGACGCCAAGGTCGCCTTCGTCAACGCTCTTCCGGTCTTCATCGCCGGCACCAAGGAGTGGGCGGACAAGTTCACCGAGGCCGGTGTCCCGATCGTCGGCGACGACATCAAGTCGCAGGTCGGCGCCACCATCACGCACCGCGTGATGGCGAAGCTGTTCGAGGACCGCGGTGTCCGTCTTGAGCGCACCATGCAGCTCAACGTCGGCGGCAACATGGACTTCAAGAACATGCTGGAGCGTGACCGCCTCGAGTCGAAGAAGATCTCGAAGACGCAGGCCGTCACCTCGCAGATCCCGGACCGCGACCTGGGCGAGAACAACGTCCACATCGGCCCGTCCGACTACGTCGCCTGGCTCGACGACCGCAAGTGGGCCTACGTCCGCCTCGAAGGCCGCGCCTTCGGCGATGTTCCGCTGAACCTCGAGTACAAGCTCGAAGTGTGGGACTCCCCGAACTCCGCCGGTGTCATCATCGACGCCCTGCGCGCGGCGAAGATCGCCAAGGACCGCGGCGTCGGTGGCCCGATCCTGTCGGCTTCGAGCTACTTCATGAAGTCCCCGCCGGTGCAGTACTTCGACGACGAGGCCTACGCGAACGTCGAGAAGTTCATCAAGGGCGAGGTCGAGCGCTAA
- a CDS encoding CCA tRNA nucleotidyltransferase, which yields MPNANEDSPSALSQVQSRAVSELLRVAPVADELGRRFQEAGFRLALVGGSVRDALLGRLGNDLDFTTDARPEDVLRIIRPWADSVWDVGIAFGTVGAQKLGFQIEVTTYRSESYDRTSRKPEVSYGDSIEEDLVRRDFTVNAMAVALPEKVFVDPHGGLEDLREGVLRTPGTPQDSFSDDPLRMLRAARFAAQLDFEVAPEVVAAMKEMSERIEIVSAERVQGELNKLLLSAHPRKGLGLLVDTGLADRVLPELPALRLESDEHHRHKDVYDHSLIVLEQAIDLEEDGPDLVLRLAALLHDIGKPRTRRFEGDGRVSFHHHEVVGAKMTKKRMTALKYSNDMIKDVSRLVELHLRFHGYGDGEWTDSAVRRYVRDAGPLLERLHKLTRSDCTTRNKRKANALSRTYDGLEERIAQLQEQEQLDSIRPDLDGNEIQQVLGVGPGPVIGKAYAFLLELRLENGPMERDAAVTALKEWWAGQA from the coding sequence GTGCCGAACGCCAATGAAGACAGCCCCAGTGCCCTGAGTCAGGTGCAGAGCCGCGCGGTCAGTGAACTGCTGCGGGTCGCCCCTGTCGCCGACGAACTCGGCCGCCGATTCCAGGAGGCCGGCTTCCGCCTCGCCCTGGTCGGAGGGTCCGTTCGCGATGCGCTGCTCGGGCGTCTCGGCAACGACCTCGATTTCACCACTGACGCCCGCCCCGAGGACGTCCTGAGGATCATCAGGCCGTGGGCCGACTCGGTCTGGGACGTGGGCATCGCCTTCGGCACCGTGGGAGCGCAGAAACTCGGCTTCCAGATCGAGGTGACCACCTACCGCTCGGAGTCCTACGACCGGACCTCGCGCAAGCCCGAGGTCTCCTACGGCGACTCGATCGAGGAGGATCTGGTCCGCCGGGACTTCACGGTGAACGCCATGGCGGTCGCGCTGCCCGAGAAGGTGTTCGTGGACCCGCACGGCGGCCTGGAGGACCTCCGGGAGGGCGTTCTGCGCACCCCCGGCACTCCGCAGGACTCCTTCTCGGACGACCCCCTGCGCATGCTGCGTGCGGCCCGGTTCGCGGCGCAGCTGGACTTCGAGGTCGCTCCGGAGGTCGTGGCGGCGATGAAGGAGATGTCCGAGCGGATCGAGATCGTCTCGGCGGAGCGGGTGCAGGGCGAGCTGAACAAGCTGCTGCTGTCCGCACACCCCCGCAAGGGTCTGGGTCTGCTCGTGGACACCGGGCTGGCGGACCGGGTGCTCCCCGAGCTGCCCGCCCTGCGGCTGGAGAGTGACGAGCACCACCGTCACAAGGACGTCTACGACCACTCGCTGATCGTGCTGGAGCAGGCGATCGACCTGGAGGAGGACGGCCCGGACCTGGTTCTGCGTCTGGCCGCCCTGCTGCACGACATCGGCAAGCCGCGCACCCGCCGGTTCGAGGGCGACGGCCGGGTCTCCTTCCACCACCACGAGGTGGTCGGAGCGAAGATGACCAAGAAGCGCATGACCGCGCTGAAGTACTCGAACGACATGATCAAGGACGTGTCCCGGCTCGTGGAGCTGCACCTGCGCTTCCACGGCTACGGGGACGGGGAGTGGACCGACTCGGCCGTGCGGCGCTACGTACGCGACGCCGGTCCCCTGCTGGAACGGCTGCACAAGCTGACCCGGTCCGACTGCACCACCCGGAACAAGCGCAAGGCCAACGCGCTCTCCCGTACCTACGACGGTCTGGAGGAGCGCATTGCCCAGCTCCAGGAGCAGGAGCAGCTGGACTCGATCCGGCCCGACCTGGACGGCAACGAGATCCAGCAGGTGCTGGGCGTCGGGCCCGGCCCGGTGATCGGCAAGGCCTACGCGTTCCTGTTGGAGCTGCGGCTGGAGAACGGTCCGATGGAGCGTGACGCCGCCGTCACGGCGCTCAAGGAGTGGTGGGCCGGCCAGGCCTGA
- a CDS encoding transglycosylase domain-containing protein, producing MSEHRRKPPQQAQGGGRAASRRPAQQRPGHGAGAGHDARAASPSASYAEQSPSGSRVEARRAAQRGSAGRGRGDGRPGRSGTGANPPNRRLVNYPRSDRYGWKRFVPSWKLVSGTTLGFFAVIIAGAGIGIAMVSTPDANKAAQAQNNVFYWADGSQMVATGGSMNRQIVQIDEIPLSMRNAVIAAENESFETDKGVDPMGIARAVVNMAKGGSTQGGSTITQQYVKNNFLDSEQTLKRKVTELFISIRLGLTAPKDEVLAGYLNTAYYGRDAYGIQAASRAYFGKDCKNLTPSESAFLASVLKGPNLYNPDGGLGTAATPELNEQRARQRWAWVLDREVVVGRMDQAERAKYTEFPARVESEQARGLSGQTGYLVETAKQYMMRKLHISADKMALGGYQIRTTFDKAKVEALSKAVDETRKDFLDEKSRPNTDTHVQFGAASVDPKSGAIVALYGGPGMDKKHFTNNADTQGVPVGSTWKPYVLAAAMEYGTQNSDGEGISVDSKYKADDLTVINNRAGKPLRGKNGEPFKQKNESTTPYGYVTLNKAMESSINVPFAQLVFDVGHDKVREVAKSTGILEDSMDPNDNASFALGTSTPSAIRMADSYATFAASGTHHEPFSVTSVKKDGVELPGFEAPKPQRAMDNAIADNITKVLENVVQNGTAIKAKKLERPAAGKTGTTDKNKSAWFVGYTPELSTAVTLFRSDPNAKGQALQSMNGVGGIDSIHGGDIPTVIWTEYMRAALKGVPIKQFPEPDEIGVIAHASGAPTPTPPAPSPSASPSPSPSPSTSPPKVSPSPSKSDDKPTCRPWQVCEGDPDGGTTNGNDIGGLIGGGNGGNGGNGANGGGAGAGGASDGGAGGDPSPSTTGRPGRPGGGSWGTTTGVGG from the coding sequence ATGAGCGAGCATCGCCGTAAACCGCCGCAGCAAGCCCAGGGCGGCGGTCGCGCCGCGTCCCGCCGGCCCGCGCAGCAGCGCCCTGGCCACGGCGCCGGGGCGGGGCATGACGCCCGCGCGGCGTCTCCCAGTGCTTCGTACGCGGAGCAGTCCCCCTCCGGCAGCCGGGTCGAGGCCCGAAGAGCCGCCCAGAGAGGTTCGGCCGGGCGCGGTCGAGGTGACGGCCGGCCGGGCAGATCCGGAACCGGTGCGAACCCCCCGAACCGGCGGCTCGTCAACTACCCCCGGTCCGACAGGTACGGGTGGAAACGGTTCGTCCCGTCCTGGAAGCTCGTGAGCGGCACCACGCTGGGGTTCTTCGCGGTGATCATCGCGGGCGCCGGCATCGGTATCGCCATGGTGAGCACGCCGGACGCCAACAAGGCGGCCCAGGCGCAGAACAACGTCTTCTACTGGGCCGACGGCAGTCAGATGGTCGCGACCGGTGGTTCCATGAACCGCCAGATCGTGCAGATCGACGAGATCCCGCTCTCGATGCGCAACGCGGTCATCGCCGCGGAGAACGAGTCCTTCGAGACGGACAAGGGTGTCGACCCGATGGGCATCGCCCGGGCCGTGGTGAACATGGCCAAGGGCGGCTCCACCCAGGGCGGCTCGACCATCACGCAGCAGTACGTGAAGAACAACTTCCTGGACTCCGAGCAGACGCTCAAGCGGAAGGTGACCGAGCTCTTCATCTCGATAAGGCTCGGTCTCACCGCGCCGAAGGACGAGGTGCTCGCGGGCTACCTCAACACCGCCTACTACGGCCGCGACGCCTACGGCATCCAGGCCGCCTCACGCGCCTACTTCGGCAAGGACTGCAAGAACCTGACCCCCTCGGAGAGCGCCTTCCTGGCGTCCGTGCTCAAGGGGCCGAACCTGTACAACCCGGACGGCGGCCTCGGCACGGCGGCCACCCCCGAGCTCAACGAACAACGCGCCCGCCAGCGCTGGGCCTGGGTGCTCGACCGCGAGGTCGTCGTGGGTCGGATGGACCAGGCCGAGCGCGCCAAGTACACGGAGTTCCCCGCGCGCGTCGAGTCGGAGCAGGCGCGCGGATTGTCGGGCCAGACCGGCTACCTGGTCGAGACGGCCAAGCAGTACATGATGAGGAAGCTGCACATCAGCGCGGACAAGATGGCCCTGGGCGGCTACCAGATCCGCACCACCTTCGACAAGGCGAAGGTCGAGGCCCTGTCCAAGGCCGTCGACGAGACCCGCAAGGACTTCCTCGACGAGAAGAGCCGGCCCAACACCGACACCCACGTCCAGTTCGGCGCCGCGTCGGTGGACCCGAAGTCCGGGGCGATCGTGGCCCTGTACGGCGGGCCGGGCATGGACAAGAAGCACTTCACCAACAACGCCGACACCCAGGGCGTCCCGGTCGGCTCGACCTGGAAGCCGTACGTGCTGGCGGCCGCGATGGAGTACGGGACCCAGAACTCCGACGGTGAGGGGATCTCGGTCGACAGCAAGTACAAGGCCGACGACCTCACCGTGATCAACAACCGTGCGGGCAAGCCCCTGCGCGGCAAGAACGGCGAGCCGTTCAAGCAGAAGAACGAGAGCACCACGCCTTACGGGTACGTGACCCTCAACAAGGCGATGGAAAGCTCCATCAACGTTCCGTTCGCCCAGCTCGTCTTCGACGTCGGCCACGACAAGGTCCGCGAAGTGGCCAAGTCCACCGGCATCCTCGAAGACTCGATGGATCCGAACGACAACGCCTCGTTCGCGCTGGGAACCTCGACCCCGAGCGCGATCCGGATGGCCGACTCGTACGCCACCTTCGCCGCTTCGGGCACGCATCACGAGCCGTTCTCCGTGACCAGCGTGAAGAAGGACGGCGTGGAGCTTCCCGGCTTCGAGGCTCCCAAGCCGCAGCGGGCCATGGACAACGCCATCGCGGACAACATCACCAAGGTCCTGGAGAACGTCGTCCAGAACGGCACCGCGATCAAGGCCAAGAAGCTGGAGCGGCCCGCCGCCGGCAAGACCGGAACCACCGACAAGAACAAGTCGGCCTGGTTCGTCGGCTACACCCCGGAACTGTCCACGGCCGTCACCCTGTTCCGCAGCGACCCCAACGCCAAGGGGCAGGCGCTGCAGTCCATGAACGGCGTCGGAGGCATCGACTCCATCCACGGTGGTGACATCCCGACCGTGATCTGGACCGAGTACATGCGCGCGGCCCTCAAGGGGGTGCCGATCAAGCAGTTCCCGGAGCCCGACGAGATCGGCGTGATCGCCCACGCCTCCGGCGCGCCGACTCCCACGCCTCCGGCGCCCTCCCCCTCGGCCTCCCCCTCCCCCTCGCCCTCCCCGTCGACTTCCCCGCCCAAGGTGTCGCCGTCCCCCTCCAAGAGCGACGACAAGCCGACCTGCCGTCCCTGGCAGGTGTGTGAGGGCGACCCCGACGGAGGCACCACCAACGGCAACGACATCGGTGGCCTGATCGGCGGCGGGAACGGCGGCAACGGCGGGAACGGAGCCAACGGAGGTGGCGCGGGAGCCGGCGGAGCATCCGACGGCGGGGCAGGCGGAGACCCGTCACCGTCCACCACGGGCAGGCCGGGCCGTCCGGGCGGCGGCAGCTGGGGCACCACCACCGGTGTCGGCGGCTGA
- a CDS encoding MFS transporter, producing MPVVRDLRVLLRLRDFRNLLAVRLFSQAADGVYQVALATYVVFSPEKQTSPAAIASAMAVLLLPYSVIGPFAGVLLDRWRRRQVFLYGNLLRAFLACVTGVLIVAHVPDWLFYASALSVTAVNRFVLAGLAASLPRVVGPHQLVTANALSPTAGTLAATAGGGLAFLVRLLAVESNALVVLLGAAFYLCAALVSLRLAVDLLGPDQPPGRVHPSIGEGVALTVRGMAEGLRHLAGRRDARLALTAMTMMRFCYGALLVMLLMLCRYSWSDNESDGLALLGIAIGVSGAGFFAAALVTPWIVERLGNLGWITVCAGTAALLVPALGLFFAVGPMLVAAFVLGLATQGAKISTDTVIQSRVDDEFRGRVFSVYDVLFNVAFVGAAAVASLMLPADGQSVALIVSVALLYGLTAALLRHQERRFT from the coding sequence ATGCCCGTCGTACGTGATCTGCGCGTACTCCTGCGCCTGAGGGATTTCCGCAACCTGCTCGCCGTACGGCTGTTCTCCCAGGCCGCCGACGGGGTCTACCAGGTCGCACTCGCCACCTACGTGGTGTTCTCCCCGGAGAAGCAGACCTCGCCCGCGGCCATCGCCTCGGCCATGGCGGTACTGCTGCTGCCCTACTCGGTGATCGGCCCCTTCGCCGGAGTGCTGCTGGACCGTTGGCGGCGACGCCAGGTCTTCCTCTACGGCAACCTGCTGCGGGCCTTCCTCGCCTGTGTCACCGGCGTGCTGATCGTCGCGCACGTCCCCGACTGGCTGTTCTACGCCTCGGCTCTGTCGGTCACCGCCGTCAACCGCTTCGTCCTGGCCGGACTCGCCGCCTCCCTGCCACGGGTCGTCGGCCCCCACCAGTTGGTCACCGCGAACGCCCTCTCGCCCACCGCCGGAACCCTCGCGGCGACCGCCGGGGGCGGCCTGGCCTTCCTCGTACGGCTGCTGGCCGTCGAGTCCAACGCCCTCGTGGTGCTCCTCGGCGCCGCGTTCTATCTCTGTGCCGCACTCGTCTCCCTGCGACTGGCCGTCGATCTCCTCGGCCCGGACCAGCCCCCCGGGCGGGTCCACCCCTCCATCGGCGAGGGGGTGGCCCTCACGGTGCGGGGCATGGCCGAAGGCCTGCGTCACCTCGCCGGCCGCCGGGACGCCCGCCTGGCGCTCACCGCGATGACGATGATGCGCTTCTGCTACGGCGCACTTCTGGTGATGCTGCTCATGCTCTGCCGCTACTCCTGGTCGGACAACGAGTCCGACGGACTGGCCCTCCTGGGGATCGCGATCGGGGTCTCCGGCGCCGGGTTCTTCGCGGCCGCCCTCGTCACGCCCTGGATCGTCGAACGTCTGGGCAACCTCGGCTGGATCACCGTCTGCGCCGGGACGGCGGCGCTGCTCGTCCCGGCACTCGGTCTGTTCTTCGCCGTCGGACCGATGCTCGTCGCGGCCTTCGTCCTGGGACTCGCCACCCAGGGCGCCAAGATCTCCACCGACACCGTCATCCAGTCCCGGGTGGACGACGAGTTCCGCGGTCGGGTCTTCTCCGTCTACGACGTGCTCTTCAACGTCGCCTTCGTCGGCGCGGCCGCCGTGGCCTCGCTCATGCTTCCCGCGGACGGGCAGTCCGTCGCCCTGATCGTCAGCGTGGCCCTGCTCTACGGCCTCACCGCGGCGCTGCTGCGACACCAGGAGCGACGTTTCACGTGA
- a CDS encoding DUF6049 family protein: MAEAAEIQGAVPAPARRRRLRRAVVMLAGTPVLAALVYAPAPPAQAAESPVDVQLSEVAPSAPVKTDTLTISGTVVNNGSEPIKGAHVGLRVGPVVGDRSAIDDVADRSGFRPGTDPAEIDPAFAVKIDSLPSKVSREFTIKVPVNKLDLGNDGVYQLGVSVSGETAGRPYEQVLGIQRTFLPWQPEAAAKRSNLSYAWPLISTTRVTAETGSDETQTPVFIDDSLAAELGPAGRLGQMVSLGKDLPITWVIDPDLLYTVDAMAKGYRIRNPDPAGKPLQGKNKAVAEKWLRDLETAVQGKKVVALPFADPDIASLAHHGKDVSGTLGQLRPATDKAKQAVETVLHVTPSTDFSWPVDGAIDPSIVNVATSAGAHNVLTRSDSLQENGSLGYTPSAARPIGAGTTAVVADAQLSTAFQGDMLSAGNSTLAVQRFLAHTLALNLQNTEEQRSFVVTPQRMPSVSQVGTMAAALRGLQNGRWAQPSDLEAAAAAKPDPGAATQVPGAGQYPESLSKQELPVSAFEKIRTTQNTLDHFKVILAAPERVEIPFGNTTNREMSTSWRGRPEEARVYRDQVQEYLLGLTEKVKVIPKSDATLSGHSATIPVSVQNSLVQDVHNLVLRVRSANPTRLMFDDSGVAEQEVTVQADHSQTLKFTANATASGPVEVTAQLFTKQGVPYGKERKFTVEATEVTPTVMLVIAGGVLLLVLAGIKMYASRKRVAARTAAEESTQPSDESPDTEPQSTGGSGAGETVDR; the protein is encoded by the coding sequence GTGGCCGAGGCGGCAGAAATCCAGGGGGCTGTTCCGGCCCCTGCCCGGCGCCGCCGGCTGCGGCGGGCAGTCGTCATGCTCGCCGGGACACCGGTGCTGGCCGCTCTGGTCTATGCCCCCGCCCCGCCGGCCCAGGCGGCCGAGTCCCCCGTGGACGTCCAGCTGAGCGAGGTGGCACCCAGCGCTCCGGTCAAGACCGACACGCTGACCATTTCGGGCACCGTGGTGAACAACGGCAGCGAACCGATCAAGGGCGCACACGTCGGTCTACGGGTCGGTCCCGTCGTCGGTGACCGCTCGGCGATCGACGACGTCGCGGACCGCAGCGGCTTCCGGCCCGGCACCGATCCGGCCGAGATCGATCCCGCCTTCGCCGTGAAGATCGACTCGCTGCCGTCCAAGGTCAGCCGGGAATTCACGATCAAGGTCCCGGTCAACAAGCTGGACCTGGGCAACGACGGCGTGTACCAGCTCGGCGTCTCCGTGTCCGGTGAGACCGCCGGCCGGCCGTACGAGCAGGTTCTCGGCATCCAGCGGACCTTCCTCCCGTGGCAGCCCGAAGCCGCGGCCAAGCGCTCCAACCTCAGCTACGCGTGGCCGTTGATCTCCACCACCCGTGTGACGGCGGAGACCGGCTCCGACGAGACCCAGACCCCGGTCTTCATCGACGACTCCCTCGCGGCCGAGCTGGGACCCGCCGGCCGGCTCGGGCAGATGGTCTCGCTCGGCAAGGACCTCCCCATCACCTGGGTCATCGATCCCGACCTGCTCTACACGGTCGACGCGATGGCCAAGGGTTACCGGATCCGCAACCCCGACCCTGCCGGGAAGCCCCTCCAGGGCAAGAACAAGGCCGTCGCGGAGAAGTGGCTGCGTGATCTCGAAACCGCGGTGCAGGGCAAGAAGGTCGTCGCGCTGCCCTTCGCCGACCCCGACATCGCCTCCCTCGCCCATCACGGCAAGGACGTGTCGGGCACCCTGGGCCAGCTGAGGCCTGCCACCGACAAGGCGAAGCAGGCCGTCGAGACGGTCCTGCACGTCACCCCGTCCACGGACTTCTCCTGGCCCGTGGACGGAGCCATCGACCCCTCGATCGTCAATGTCGCCACCTCGGCCGGTGCGCACAACGTGCTCACCCGCAGCGACAGCCTCCAGGAGAACGGCTCCCTCGGCTACACGCCCTCGGCCGCCCGCCCCATCGGCGCGGGCACCACGGCCGTCGTCGCCGACGCCCAGCTCTCCACGGCCTTCCAGGGCGACATGCTCAGCGCCGGGAACTCCACCCTCGCCGTGCAGCGGTTCCTCGCGCACACCCTGGCCCTCAACCTGCAGAACACCGAGGAGCAGCGCAGCTTCGTCGTCACCCCGCAGCGGATGCCGTCCGTGAGCCAGGTGGGAACGATGGCCGCGGCCCTGCGCGGGCTCCAGAACGGGCGCTGGGCCCAGCCCTCCGACCTGGAGGCCGCGGCGGCCGCCAAGCCCGACCCGGGCGCGGCCACGCAGGTCCCCGGCGCCGGCCAGTACCCGGAGTCGTTGAGCAAGCAGGAACTGCCGGTCTCGGCGTTCGAGAAGATCCGCACCACGCAGAACACCCTCGACCACTTCAAGGTCATCCTCGCGGCGCCGGAACGCGTGGAGATCCCGTTCGGGAACACCACCAACCGGGAGATGTCCACGTCCTGGCGGGGCCGGCCCGAAGAGGCCCGCGTGTACCGGGACCAGGTGCAGGAGTACCTGCTCGGCCTGACCGAGAAGGTCAAGGTCATCCCCAAGTCGGACGCCACCCTGTCCGGACACAGCGCGACCATCCCGGTGAGTGTCCAGAACAGCCTGGTCCAGGACGTCCACAACCTGGTCCTGCGCGTGCGGTCGGCCAACCCGACCCGTCTGATGTTCGACGACAGCGGTGTCGCCGAGCAGGAGGTCACCGTCCAGGCCGACCACAGCCAGACCCTGAAGTTCACCGCCAACGCGACCGCGAGTGGTCCCGTGGAGGTCACCGCGCAGCTCTTCACCAAGCAGGGCGTGCCCTACGGCAAGGAGCGCAAGTTCACGGTCGAGGCGACCGAGGTCACCCCCACCGTCATGCTCGTCATCGCAGGTGGTGTGCTTCTCCTCGTGCTGGCCGGCATCAAGATGTACGCCAGTCGCAAGCGCGTGGCGGCCCGTACCGCGGCCGAGGAGAGCACGCAGCCGAGTGACGAGTCCCCGGACACCGAACCGCAAAGCACCGGCGGGTCCGGCGCGGGTGAGACAGTGGACCGTTGA